One part of the Streptomyces sp. NBC_00286 genome encodes these proteins:
- a CDS encoding SSI family serine proteinase inhibitor, which yields MFRRLALTAAASATASLAVLAATPPAAYAEPLPPAPLPHMPTPAREGDRLTVTVSDAGDGLDGAYELECHPEGGSHPDAAGACERLDRRTGWGEDPFAPVEPGGMCTMQYGGPATARVTGTWAGRPVDATYERGNGCEIARWDAMVPVLPELGS from the coding sequence ATGTTCCGCCGTCTCGCCCTGACCGCAGCCGCCTCCGCCACCGCCTCCCTCGCCGTGCTCGCGGCGACGCCCCCGGCCGCGTACGCCGAACCGCTTCCCCCTGCGCCGCTCCCCCATATGCCGACGCCGGCCCGGGAGGGCGACCGCCTCACCGTGACGGTCAGCGACGCGGGGGACGGGCTGGACGGGGCGTACGAGCTGGAGTGTCATCCGGAGGGTGGCAGTCATCCCGACGCCGCGGGCGCCTGCGAGCGGCTGGACAGACGGACGGGCTGGGGTGAGGACCCGTTCGCGCCCGTCGAGCCCGGGGGGATGTGCACGATGCAGTACGGCGGTCCGGCCACCGCTCGCGTCACCGGGACGTGGGCCGGGCGGCCCGTCGACGCCACGTACGAGCGCGGTAACGGGTGCGAGATCGCGCGATGGGACGCCATGGTGCCCGTACTTCCGGAGCTCGGTTCCTGA
- a CDS encoding DUF3631 domain-containing protein: protein MTDTIDGAALLNEVEAFHRRFNVFPHEAAYVAVALWDAHAHLLDCFDSTPRVAFLSPEPGSGKTRALEIVETLVPQPMTAVNASAAALFRSVSGGNGKPTILFDEIDTVFGPKAGDNEELRGFLNAGHRRTGVTYRCIGDGGNQTVQAFPSYCAVAVAGLGALPDTIMSRSVVIRMRRRARNEKVEPFRARIHEAEGHKLRDRLAQWAEHARGFVMGAWPDMPDGVTDRPADVWEPLLAIADAAGGDWPQRAREACVALVTASKANDKGSLGVRLLTDLRDHVMVGIDRLPTVAILDRLNALDDAPWADLHGKPLDNRRLSKMLAEYMTADNEPIASRNIKTAGSVLKGYYAADLWDAWARYCSPPPESPLPPLPGTENVA, encoded by the coding sequence ATGACCGACACCATCGACGGGGCCGCACTGCTCAACGAGGTGGAAGCCTTCCACCGCCGCTTCAACGTCTTCCCCCACGAGGCCGCCTACGTCGCCGTCGCCCTGTGGGACGCGCACGCCCACCTGCTCGACTGCTTCGACTCCACCCCCCGTGTCGCCTTCCTCTCCCCGGAACCGGGGTCGGGCAAGACCCGCGCGCTGGAGATCGTGGAAACCCTCGTGCCGCAGCCCATGACCGCCGTCAACGCATCCGCCGCCGCTCTGTTCCGGTCCGTCTCCGGGGGCAACGGCAAGCCGACGATCCTGTTCGACGAGATCGACACGGTCTTTGGGCCGAAAGCGGGGGACAACGAGGAACTGCGCGGATTCCTCAACGCAGGACACCGCCGTACCGGGGTCACTTACCGGTGCATCGGCGACGGCGGCAACCAGACCGTGCAAGCCTTCCCCTCGTACTGCGCGGTCGCGGTCGCCGGACTCGGAGCGCTGCCCGACACGATCATGAGCCGTTCCGTCGTCATCCGCATGCGACGCCGGGCCAGGAACGAGAAGGTAGAGCCCTTCCGGGCCCGCATCCACGAGGCAGAGGGGCACAAGCTGCGTGACCGGCTCGCCCAATGGGCCGAACACGCCCGTGGGTTCGTCATGGGCGCCTGGCCGGACATGCCCGACGGCGTCACCGACCGCCCCGCCGACGTGTGGGAACCCCTGCTCGCCATCGCCGACGCAGCCGGCGGCGACTGGCCACAGCGGGCACGCGAAGCATGCGTGGCACTGGTGACCGCGTCCAAGGCCAACGACAAAGGCAGCTTGGGAGTTCGGCTGCTGACCGACCTGCGCGATCACGTCATGGTCGGCATCGACCGCCTGCCCACCGTCGCCATCCTGGACCGGCTCAACGCCCTCGACGACGCCCCATGGGCCGATCTGCACGGCAAGCCGCTCGACAACCGGCGCCTGTCGAAGATGCTCGCGGAGTACATGACGGCGGACAACGAGCCGATCGCCTCCCGCAACATCAAGACCGCCGGGAGCGTCCTCAAGGGCTACTACGCCGCCGATCTGTGGGACGCGTGGGCGCGCTACTGCTCCCCACCCCCGGAAAGTCCGCTACCTCCGCTACCTGGCACGGAAAACGTGGCCTGA
- a CDS encoding PAS domain-containing protein yields MSSRPSRGAARLAAILDALPDALLLVNANGTVVNANTIALETFEAPGTALVGRGLLDLLPEFDSRLIPGSMRRPDTIDPRGRTKPRRMMARRTDSSEFPVEVTSANLENGQQAYDSSGYTSDELLMLVVRDLSGTVDTEAELARSQRQTEMILRAAAEGVVGTDTEGRVVLVNPAAAQILGFRASDLGGQELHPLTLHSRADGTPFPYEESPLADTLRSGRKHRVRGQVLWSKNGDKVPVDLTTAPVRDGDQLVGAVLTFTDRRAYDALVEEKDAAAQRHREELARAAEEHAAALNALRDEHGRELAGLREAHEEELAAGDDRYAALAEREKDRYEALAARHEQLLAVLGQSLRGPLDQLRGDLSALAADDAGQLWPEANQVLHHLAAGYSRITTLIDNVLGYQRLDAGAENVVRTKVMLDAVVAAGVDGAVELIGPGRVQFAVHAPPIEAEVDPQRLATALAHLVADVAGVDSTGNAPVSAGGYMDNTVVVAAAQRGEVVRIEVRGPYAGGDPVHEPIVRGIVRAHGGVLQTHEVPGMSGSAFVLEVPIGGGAGAVSAQAPAAELGVGAAAGSGASPEGGPGSAVALPEQVPAQAGGGRRRARRSSVDAFLESEVTHSAETGAGAETGAAAPTGRRRRRAAADESQLAQVPVPAQGTGEGSQVSGGTGRRRGRPSPAESGGGVAEGAVVTAAEHAAGAAATGLGPTVPPQGVPAPEGQRPRQIGGERQALPAALPSGHGGEGAGRPTGRRRRALAAAAERQAAQEAEPRSVFALPPAEADRGPGYAAQQPAQGQPVHGQTGQVPIGHGQTGQVQNGQQQVGHGQAGQQQVGYAQADDGRHDAALHDPAEDHTPPQPHPVSAPTGRRRARQGDATGAGQGVPGQMAPAQAVPQEAPAQLAPAQGVPAQGDASQGAPGQPVVAQGVSQQGAPGQSVIVPGGAGQGMPQPMVPAQGAPPQGIPAEAAAVAATPPGGGVPAAGTTPRGAPVAQNAQPQPQPQPQPQPMAAPSPQSQSQPWPGATETPAPQGATPATQAQAPAPAPAPAPAEADAPRTAQPLPAEAPTPAAPVAAAPPMDPNSTQGRAFSVRTLGQGVEFGRRMSDAQQPLPNQPTPLAAPAPQPQAQAQQQAQPQAQPQAQAQTPPPHATNGSGRRRKLGTRNEAIPEAAPVPESATGQHEMAARPHPQQSAPQPQPTATAPAPDPRPADATEGPGRSYAIGAPDENAAEGPEPLDGPGGAVEVANQPLPQPMDDELPPEPLDNPRRLLVWPAPDVGTQQALSDRGYRPVIVHSREEVDAQIAAFPAALFVDPLTGPITRTALQSLRTAAVAAEVPVLVTAGLGQATREAAYGADPAVLLKALAPRDSEQHPPRVLLIEEHAEIALALTSALERRGMQVARASSDADAVTLAAQMRPNLVVMDLTQVRRRRAGIVDWLRANGQLNRTPLVVYTAAVDQSELPRLAAGETVLFLAERSTSSEVQSRIVELLARIGIN; encoded by the coding sequence GTGAGCAGCAGGCCATCCCGAGGCGCTGCTCGCCTCGCAGCCATACTGGACGCGCTTCCCGATGCGTTGTTGCTGGTCAACGCCAATGGGACCGTAGTCAACGCCAACACCATCGCCCTTGAAACCTTCGAGGCTCCGGGCACGGCTCTGGTCGGTCGCGGACTGCTCGATCTGCTGCCCGAGTTCGACTCCCGACTGATCCCCGGGTCGATGCGCCGGCCCGACACCATCGACCCGCGCGGGCGGACCAAGCCGCGGCGGATGATGGCCCGGCGCACCGACAGCAGCGAGTTCCCGGTCGAGGTCACGAGCGCGAATCTGGAGAACGGCCAGCAGGCGTACGACAGTTCCGGCTACACCAGCGATGAGCTGCTGATGCTTGTCGTACGTGACCTCTCCGGCACCGTCGACACCGAGGCCGAACTCGCGCGTTCGCAGCGGCAGACGGAGATGATTCTGCGGGCCGCCGCCGAGGGCGTGGTCGGTACCGACACCGAGGGACGGGTCGTCCTCGTCAATCCGGCCGCCGCGCAGATTCTCGGCTTCCGGGCCAGCGACCTGGGCGGGCAGGAACTCCATCCGCTGACGCTGCACTCCCGCGCCGACGGCACCCCCTTCCCGTACGAGGAGTCGCCGCTCGCCGACACTCTCCGTTCGGGGCGCAAGCATCGGGTGCGGGGACAGGTGCTGTGGTCCAAGAACGGCGACAAGGTGCCCGTAGACCTGACGACCGCGCCCGTACGGGATGGGGACCAGCTCGTCGGCGCGGTGCTGACCTTCACGGACCGGCGGGCGTACGACGCGCTCGTCGAGGAGAAGGACGCGGCTGCCCAGCGGCATCGGGAGGAGCTCGCGCGGGCCGCCGAGGAGCATGCCGCGGCGCTGAACGCGCTGCGGGACGAGCACGGCAGGGAACTCGCCGGGCTGCGCGAGGCGCATGAGGAGGAGCTGGCCGCCGGTGACGACCGGTACGCGGCGCTCGCCGAGCGGGAGAAGGACCGGTACGAGGCGCTGGCCGCGCGTCACGAGCAGCTGCTCGCCGTGCTCGGGCAGTCCCTGCGCGGTCCGCTCGACCAGCTGCGCGGCGACCTGTCCGCCCTCGCCGCCGACGACGCCGGACAGCTGTGGCCCGAGGCCAACCAGGTGCTGCATCACCTCGCGGCCGGCTACTCCCGGATCACCACGCTCATCGACAACGTGCTCGGTTACCAGCGGCTAGACGCCGGGGCCGAGAACGTCGTACGGACGAAGGTCATGCTCGACGCGGTGGTCGCAGCCGGTGTCGACGGAGCCGTAGAGCTGATCGGGCCCGGGCGGGTGCAGTTCGCCGTGCACGCGCCGCCCATCGAGGCCGAGGTCGACCCGCAGCGGCTCGCGACCGCGCTCGCGCATCTCGTCGCGGACGTCGCGGGCGTCGACTCGACGGGCAACGCGCCGGTCTCGGCCGGTGGCTACATGGACAACACGGTCGTCGTGGCGGCGGCCCAGCGCGGCGAGGTCGTACGGATCGAAGTGCGCGGGCCGTATGCCGGGGGAGACCCGGTGCATGAGCCGATCGTGCGCGGGATCGTGCGGGCGCACGGCGGAGTGCTGCAGACGCACGAGGTGCCGGGGATGAGCGGCAGTGCGTTCGTACTCGAGGTGCCCATCGGGGGCGGGGCCGGGGCGGTTTCCGCTCAGGCTCCGGCGGCGGAACTTGGTGTGGGTGCGGCTGCGGGCTCGGGTGCTTCGCCGGAGGGTGGGCCCGGTTCGGCCGTGGCGCTGCCCGAGCAGGTCCCCGCGCAGGCCGGTGGCGGGAGGCGGCGGGCTCGACGGTCCTCGGTGGACGCCTTCCTGGAGAGCGAGGTCACGCACTCGGCCGAGACGGGGGCGGGAGCGGAGACTGGGGCGGCCGCACCCACCGGGCGGCGGCGCAGGCGGGCCGCGGCGGATGAGTCGCAGCTGGCGCAGGTGCCCGTTCCGGCGCAGGGGACTGGTGAGGGTTCCCAGGTGTCCGGTGGGACCGGGCGGCGGCGGGGACGGCCGAGTCCCGCGGAGAGCGGCGGCGGGGTTGCCGAGGGTGCGGTCGTGACCGCGGCCGAGCATGCCGCGGGTGCCGCGGCCACCGGGCTCGGGCCGACGGTGCCTCCGCAGGGCGTGCCCGCGCCCGAGGGGCAGCGTCCGCGGCAGATCGGCGGTGAGCGGCAGGCGCTGCCGGCAGCACTGCCGTCGGGCCATGGCGGTGAGGGAGCCGGCCGGCCTACCGGGCGGCGTCGGCGTGCGCTGGCCGCGGCGGCCGAACGCCAGGCCGCCCAGGAGGCGGAGCCGCGCTCGGTGTTCGCACTGCCTCCGGCTGAGGCGGACCGTGGGCCAGGGTATGCCGCGCAGCAGCCCGCCCAGGGGCAGCCCGTTCATGGGCAGACTGGTCAGGTGCCGATCGGTCACGGGCAGACCGGTCAGGTTCAGAACGGTCAGCAGCAGGTCGGTCACGGGCAGGCCGGCCAACAGCAAGTCGGTTACGCGCAGGCCGACGATGGTCGTCATGATGCGGCCCTGCACGATCCTGCCGAGGACCACACTCCGCCACAGCCGCATCCGGTGTCGGCGCCTACCGGGCGGCGGCGGGCTCGACAGGGGGACGCCACGGGCGCGGGGCAAGGTGTTCCCGGACAGATGGCGCCCGCTCAGGCTGTGCCTCAGGAGGCTCCGGCACAACTCGCTCCCGCTCAGGGGGTTCCCGCCCAGGGTGACGCTTCCCAGGGTGCTCCGGGACAGCCGGTGGTCGCGCAAGGCGTCTCGCAACAGGGAGCTCCCGGCCAGAGTGTCATCGTCCCGGGGGGCGCCGGGCAGGGCATGCCTCAGCCGATGGTCCCGGCACAGGGCGCACCTCCGCAGGGGATTCCCGCGGAGGCTGCCGCCGTTGCCGCGACCCCGCCCGGAGGCGGGGTCCCCGCTGCAGGTACGACGCCTCGGGGCGCCCCCGTCGCCCAGAACGCCCAGCCCCAGCCTCAGCCGCAACCCCAGCCTCAGCCCATGGCGGCTCCGAGCCCTCAGTCCCAGTCGCAGCCCTGGCCTGGCGCGACCGAAACTCCGGCTCCCCAGGGCGCTACTCCCGCCACCCAGGCCCAAGCCCCGGCCCCGGCTCCGGCTCCGGCTCCGGCCGAAGCGGACGCGCCCCGCACAGCCCAGCCCCTCCCCGCCGAAGCCCCGACCCCCGCGGCGCCCGTTGCCGCCGCGCCCCCCATGGACCCCAACTCCACCCAGGGCCGCGCCTTCAGCGTCCGCACGCTCGGGCAGGGCGTCGAGTTCGGTCGCCGTATGAGCGACGCCCAGCAGCCCCTGCCGAACCAGCCCACGCCCCTGGCGGCTCCCGCGCCGCAGCCCCAGGCTCAGGCTCAGCAGCAAGCCCAGCCTCAGGCTCAGCCCCAAGCCCAGGCCCAGACGCCTCCTCCGCATGCGACCAACGGCTCCGGCCGCCGCCGCAAGCTCGGCACCCGTAACGAAGCCATCCCCGAGGCCGCCCCCGTCCCGGAATCCGCCACCGGACAACACGAGATGGCGGCCCGCCCGCACCCTCAGCAGTCAGCTCCCCAGCCCCAGCCGACCGCGACCGCACCTGCGCCCGACCCCCGGCCGGCCGACGCCACCGAGGGACCCGGCCGCTCGTACGCCATAGGAGCCCCGGACGAGAACGCCGCCGAAGGTCCCGAGCCGCTCGACGGCCCTGGCGGTGCGGTAGAGGTCGCGAACCAGCCCCTGCCGCAGCCGATGGACGACGAGCTGCCCCCGGAGCCTCTGGACAACCCGCGTCGGCTGCTGGTCTGGCCCGCGCCGGACGTCGGTACGCAGCAGGCGCTGAGCGATCGCGGTTACCGGCCGGTGATCGTGCACTCGCGCGAGGAGGTGGACGCGCAGATCGCCGCGTTCCCGGCAGCGCTGTTCGTCGACCCACTGACAGGGCCCATCACGCGTACGGCGCTCCAGTCGCTGCGTACGGCCGCCGTCGCCGCCGAGGTTCCGGTGCTCGTGACGGCGGGACTGGGGCAGGCGACGCGCGAGGCGGCATACGGCGCCGACCCTGCCGTACTCCTGAAGGCGCTGGCGCCCCGCGACAGTGAGCAGCATCCGCCGCGTGTGCTGCTCATCGAGGAGCATGCGGAGATCGCGCTGGCGCTGACCTCGGCGCTGGAGCGGCGCGGGATGCAGGTCGCCCGGGCCTCGTCCGACGCGGACGCCGTCACCCTGGCCGCGCAGATGCGGCCGAACCTCGTGGTGATGGACCTGACGCAGGTACGCCGCCGCCGTGCCGGAATCGTCGACTGGCTGCGCGCGAACGGCCAGTTGAACCGCACCCCGCTCGTCGTCTACACCGCCGCCGTCGACCAGTCCGAACTCCCGCGCCTGGCCGCGGGGGAGACGGTCCTGTTCCTCGCCGAACGCTCGACGAGCAGCGAGGTGCAGAGCAGGATCGTGGAACTGCTGGCACGGATCGGCATAAACTGA
- a CDS encoding tyrosine-type recombinase/integrase translates to MAKRRANGEGTITKRTDGRYHAAAYVYRPDGTRTRKFVYGKTRDEVADKLTELQEKTRQGIPAASSTMAFGDYLTYWLATIAPERLKPATLNSYEGLTRLYIRPALGKKRLNRLSPADVRRFLTEFKGSCLCCLRGADRERPEGKRACCAVGRCCKRLPSARTVQYIHAVLRSALQQAMREELIARNVARIVETPTVTPKEVRPLDGAEARLLLKTARTHRLYTLWLLLISTGLRRGEALGLTWSDVDLVNRQLRVRRNVQRIRRELLFGTPKTTRSIRTVSMPQHLVRALTQHREQQERERKVAGKKWQPAPGQPDGLIFTTTTGRVTDPRSLNRMLTILCRDANVRRVRVHDLRHTCASLLLSQGVDARTIMETLGHSTITMTLDTYAHVMDTTLRAAAERMDDALNLHDPDEEPEGEESTD, encoded by the coding sequence ATGGCCAAGCGACGCGCCAACGGCGAAGGAACGATCACCAAGCGCACCGACGGGCGCTACCACGCCGCCGCCTACGTCTACCGCCCCGATGGGACGCGCACCAGGAAGTTCGTCTACGGCAAGACCCGCGACGAAGTGGCCGACAAGCTGACGGAGTTGCAGGAGAAGACCCGTCAGGGCATCCCCGCCGCATCGTCGACGATGGCCTTCGGGGACTACCTGACTTACTGGCTCGCCACGATCGCTCCGGAGCGACTCAAGCCCGCCACACTCAACAGCTACGAGGGGTTGACCCGGCTCTACATCCGGCCGGCGCTCGGCAAGAAACGACTCAACCGGCTCTCCCCGGCGGACGTCCGCCGCTTCCTGACGGAGTTCAAGGGCTCGTGCCTCTGCTGCCTGCGCGGCGCTGACCGCGAGCGCCCCGAGGGCAAGCGCGCGTGCTGTGCCGTGGGCCGATGCTGCAAGCGGCTCCCCTCCGCGCGGACCGTGCAGTACATCCACGCTGTGCTGCGATCCGCTCTCCAGCAAGCGATGCGCGAAGAGCTGATCGCTCGGAACGTCGCCCGCATCGTCGAAACCCCCACCGTCACGCCCAAGGAGGTGCGCCCCTTGGACGGCGCCGAAGCACGGCTCTTGCTCAAGACCGCCCGCACCCACCGGCTGTACACCCTGTGGTTGCTGCTCATCTCGACCGGCCTGCGGCGCGGGGAAGCCCTCGGACTCACGTGGTCGGACGTAGACCTCGTGAACCGACAGCTCCGGGTACGCCGAAACGTGCAGCGCATCCGGCGGGAACTGCTCTTCGGGACGCCGAAGACCACACGGTCCATCCGTACGGTGTCCATGCCGCAGCACCTCGTACGAGCGCTCACCCAGCACCGCGAGCAGCAGGAGCGGGAACGCAAGGTGGCGGGCAAGAAGTGGCAGCCAGCGCCGGGCCAGCCTGACGGGCTGATCTTCACCACGACGACGGGGCGCGTCACCGATCCCCGGAGTCTGAACCGGATGCTCACGATCCTGTGCCGAGACGCGAACGTGCGTCGCGTCAGGGTCCACGATCTACGGCACACGTGCGCTTCCCTCCTGCTCTCACAGGGGGTGGACGCTCGCACGATCATGGAGACGCTCGGGCACAGCACGATCACGATGACGCTCGACACCTACGCGCATGTGATGGACACGACGCTCCGGGCGGCGGCGGAGCGCATGGACGACGCGCTCAATCTCCATGACCCCGACGAGGAACCGGAGGGGGAGGAGTCGACCGACTGA
- a CDS encoding helix-turn-helix domain-containing protein has protein sequence MLTAVPTTPEALTVPEVMTALRISRFKVYDLIRSNELPSIKIGRARRVPVDSVRAYLRDRLEEAA, from the coding sequence GTGCTCACCGCCGTACCCACGACGCCAGAAGCCCTGACCGTTCCCGAGGTCATGACTGCCCTGCGGATCAGCCGGTTCAAGGTCTACGACCTGATCCGCTCGAACGAACTCCCCAGCATCAAGATCGGTCGGGCCCGCCGCGTCCCGGTCGACAGCGTCCGCGCGTACTTGCGCGACCGATTGGAGGAAGCTGCCTGA